A stretch of Alligator mississippiensis isolate rAllMis1 chromosome 14, rAllMis1, whole genome shotgun sequence DNA encodes these proteins:
- the OLFML3 gene encoding olfactomedin-like protein 3, producing the protein MAPRLCLLLGALLAGVLDAQQQQFMEYMERRLAVLEERIAQWHDQSSRYSTELRDFKNQVITMMENMEKERERLHTEVETTAVRVERLEREVDYLETQNPAPPCMEVDEKLVENQVATAKQRKNEKYDKLTDCSDTISQVKAMKILKRFGSTAGLWTKDPVGTSEKIYVFDGTANDTVYVFPRMREFTLFSATRKAARIKLPHPWVGTGHLVYGGHLYYIRQHGTFQVIKFNLANKTIVDSSVFPAEEQIPVFGLSAFNYIDVVADEEGLWAIYATKENEKNICLAKLDPRSLDIEQMWDTPCPRENAESAFVVCGTLYVVYNTRLPSRSRVQCVFDVSGTLSSEDASLVYFPKRYGSHSSMKYNPKERHIYAWDDGYQIIYRMEMKKKTEV; encoded by the exons ATGGCGCCCCGGCTCTGCCTGCTCCTCGGCGCGCTCCTGGCGGGTGTGCTggatgcccagcagcagcagttcatgGAGTACATGGAGAGGCGGCTGGCCGTGCTAGAG gagcGCATCGCGCAATGGCACGACCAGAGCAGCCGTTACTCCACCGAGCTGCGCGACTTCAAGAACCAGGTGATCACCATGATGGAGAACATGGAGAAGGAGCGGGAGCGGTTGCACACCGAGGTGGAGACGACGGCGGTGCGCGTGGAGCGCCTGGAGCGCGAGGTGGACTACCTGGAGACGCAGAACCCCGCGCCGCCCTGCATGGAGGTGGATGAGAAGCTGGTGGAGAACCAGGTGGCCACGGCCAAGCAGCGGAAGAATGAGAAGTACGACAAGCTGACAG ACTGCAGCGACACCATCTCCCAGGTCAAGGCCATGAAGATCCTGAAGCGGTTCGGCAGCACCGCCGGGCTCTGGACCAAGGATCCTGTGGGGACCTCGGAGAAGATCTACGTCTTTGACGGCACGGCCAACGACACGGTCTACGTGTTCCCACGCATGAGGGAGTTCACGCTCTTCTCTGCCACGCGCAAGGCGGCGCGGATCAAGCTGCCGCACCCCTGGGTGGGCACGGGGCACCTGGTGTACGGCGGGCACCTCTACTACATCCGGCAGCACGGCACCTTCCAGGTCATCAAGTTCAACCTGGCCAACAAGACCATCGTGGACAGCTCCGTGTTCCCGGCCGAGGAGCAGATCCCCGTGTTTGGCCTCTCTGCCTTCAACTACATCGACGTGGTGGCCGACGAGGAGGGGCTCTGGGCCATCTACGCCACCAAGGAGAACGAGAAGAACATCTGCTTGGCCAAGCTGGACCCCCGCTCCCTGGACATCGAGCAGATGTGGGATACGCCGTGCCCCCGGGAGAACGCCGAGAGCGCCTTCGTGGTGTGCGGGACCCTCTACGTGGTGTACAACACGCGGCTGCCCAGCCGCTCCCGCGTGCAGTGCGTCTTCGACGTCAGCGGCACCCTGAGTTCGGAGGACGCCTCCCTGGTCTACTTCCCCAAGCGCTACGGCTCCCACTCCAGCATGAAGTACAACCCCAAGGAGAGGCACATCTACGCCTGGGACGACGGCTACCAGATCATCTACCGCATGGAGATGAAGAAGAAAACGGAGGTctga